One Micromonospora craniellae genomic region harbors:
- a CDS encoding MarR family winged helix-turn-helix transcriptional regulator has product MYRRRDTRRDLLIAEITAELRRYGVDAQHVGHAFAGQHGLNVTDLQALIAVMDAELTGAPITPGRLGEHLGISSGSVTALIDRLERAGHIRRDRDPTDRRRVLLRYADRGAALAMDFFRPLGERTDRVMSGFRDDELEVVYRFITAMGASLREHRDMVRAARPESPRRRTD; this is encoded by the coding sequence ATGTACCGGCGGCGGGATACCCGTCGGGACCTGCTGATCGCTGAGATCACCGCCGAGCTGCGCCGCTACGGCGTGGACGCCCAGCACGTGGGTCACGCCTTCGCCGGGCAGCACGGCCTCAACGTCACCGACCTGCAGGCCCTGATCGCGGTGATGGACGCCGAGCTGACCGGTGCGCCGATCACCCCCGGGCGGCTCGGCGAGCACCTCGGCATCTCCTCCGGATCGGTCACCGCCCTGATCGACCGGCTGGAACGGGCCGGGCACATCCGGCGTGACCGGGATCCCACCGACCGGCGCAGGGTCCTGCTCCGCTACGCCGACCGGGGCGCCGCGCTGGCGATGGACTTCTTCCGGCCGCTGGGCGAGCGCACCGACCGGGTGATGAGCGGCTTCCGCGACGACGAGCTGGAGGTGGTGTACCGCTTCATCACCGCCATGGGCGCCTCGCTGCGGGAACACCGGGACATGGTCCGCGCCGCCCGACCCGAGTCGCCCCGACGCCGGACGGACTGA